The following nucleotide sequence is from Limisphaera ngatamarikiensis.
ATCCGGGGCGGGACCGGGGGTGGTTCGCGTTTGGGGCTGACCACGGGCGAGACGATGGTGGACACGACCAGCACCAACCTGTTTTTGCGGGCGGTGGTGCCGGCTCATCCGATCTTCAACGGGGTTGTGCTGGACGCCAACGGTGTGATGGTCAATCCGTATGCGCGGCGGATCCTTCACACCAACGCCCAGACGGGGGAGACGATCCTGCAGAATGGCATTTCGCTGTGCAGCAATCCGTTGATTGAGGGGGCGGGTCCGATTGCGGTGGTGAGCACGCCGGGGGATGCGGGCAACAATGTGCTGGTGATTGCCGAGTTTGTGCCGGGGCTGGTGTCGGGCAACGGGCGGGGTGAGGTCCTGGGGGCCAGGCGGCTGGTGTTTTTGACGGGCAGCCGGGAGGCCGGGGGTGTGCCTTCCAACGGGGCCGGTGTGTTTGACCTGTTGCCGGAGGGGGAGCGGATGTTTTTGAATGCGGTGGACTATCTGCTGGGGGTGGTGGGGGGAGCGCCGATGGTCCGGGTGGATCCGCCCCTGGGCACCAATTTGTACGTGGGGGAGAGCTGGACGTTCAGGGCGCAGCTCTACGGGGCGGAGCCTCTGACGTGGCAGTGGTACAAGGACGGGCAGCCGTTGCCGGGGCAGACGGGGCCGGGGCTGGTGTTGCCGGCGCTGACGCAGGAGGATGCGGGCGGGTACACGGTGGTGGTGTCGACTCCGCTGGGCAGTGCGACCAGTGCGGTGGCGCGGCTGGAGTTGGCGGTGCTGCCGGGGCCGAATCTGACCAACGCGCTGATCGCATACTGGCCGCTGGACA
It contains:
- a CDS encoding immunoglobulin domain-containing protein, with product IRGGTGGGSRLGLTTGETMVDTTSTNLFLRAVVPAHPIFNGVVLDANGVMVNPYARRILHTNAQTGETILQNGISLCSNPLIEGAGPIAVVSTPGDAGNNVLVIAEFVPGLVSGNGRGEVLGARRLVFLTGSREAGGVPSNGAGVFDLLPEGERMFLNAVDYLLGVVGGAPMVRVDPPLGTNLYVGESWTFRAQLYGAEPLTWQWYKDGQPLPGQTGPGLVLPALTQEDAGGYTVVVSTPLGSATSAVARLELAVLPGPNLTNALIAYWPLDTVVGNKTPDLVSGYDLTLVNLGAGNLVSGRWGRAFQLDGAARQGLERIHNPGDDLPIYNHPDFTVSLWVNGPVQSDRRVFCE